In the genome of Meles meles chromosome 4, mMelMel3.1 paternal haplotype, whole genome shotgun sequence, one region contains:
- the LOC123940462 gene encoding 60S ribosomal protein L17-like — protein MVRYSLDPENPTKSCKSRGSNLRVHFKNTRETAQAIKGMNIRKATKYLKDVTLQKQCVPFRRYNGGVGRCAQAKQWGWTQGRWPKKSAEFLLHMLKNAESNAELKGLDVDSLVIEHIQVNKAPKMRGRTYRAHGRINRYMSSPCHIEMILTEKEQIVPKPEEEVAQKKKISQKKLKKQKLMARE, from the coding sequence ATGGTTCGCTATTCGCTTGACCCGGAAAACCCTACGAAATCATGCAAGTCAAGAGGTTCAAATCTCCGTGTTCACTTTAAGAACACACGAGAAACTGCCCAGGCCATCAAGGGTATGAATATCCGAAAAGCCACCAAGTATCTGAAAGACGTCACTTTGCAGAAGCAGTGTGTGCCATTCCGTCGCTACAATGGTGGAGTTGGTAGGTGTGCCCAGGCCAAACAGTGGGGCTGGACACAAGGTCGGTGGCCCAAGAAGAGTGCTGAATTTTTACTGCACATGCTTAAAAACGCAGAGAGTAATGCTGAACTTAAGGGTTTAGATGTTGATTCTCTGGTCATTGAGCACATTCAGGTGAACAAAGCCCCCAAGATGCGGGGTAGGACTTACAGGGCTCATGGTCGGATTAACCGGTACATGAGCTCTCCCTGCCACATTGAGATGATCCTTACTGAAAAAGAGCAGATTGTTCCTAAACCAGAAGAGGAGGttgcacagaagaaaaagatatcccagaagaaactgaagaaacaaaaacttatggCCCGGGAGTAA